The proteins below are encoded in one region of Thermogemmatispora onikobensis:
- a CDS encoding NAD(P)H-dependent oxidoreductase: MNLVAELEARQREGRPIRVGLVGVGQMGAGLIAQVSQMQGMEVVAAADIETERAVAAFRACGYSEEEVLLLPPGASSHEADAAVRAGKRVVTARATLVPDIASLDAVVEATGVPAVGALVAYRTILARRHIIMLNVETDATIGYLLKRMADAAGVVYTTSAGDEPGAILELYDFARSLGFEIVAAGKGKNNPLDRGATPEQLAEQARSRHMSPHMLTSFVDGTKTMVEMTAVANATGLVPDVSGMHGPQATPETLAQIFCPREDGGILGRRGVVDYALGSVAPGVFLVITTQQPKVIEDLRYLRLGEGPYWALYRPYHLANLETPRSIAQAVLYQQATLAPAGPPVAETTAVAKRDLQEGEVLEGLGGTSLYGNIERVEVARAQRMLPLGLTARARVRRPVARGQTLTYDDVELDAHSFIVQARRMQDALIYDGEPPL; encoded by the coding sequence ATGAATCTGGTTGCGGAACTTGAGGCGCGTCAGCGCGAGGGGCGTCCGATCCGTGTGGGGCTGGTGGGGGTTGGTCAGATGGGGGCGGGTCTGATTGCTCAGGTGAGTCAGATGCAGGGCATGGAGGTAGTGGCGGCTGCCGATATTGAGACGGAGCGAGCTGTGGCGGCCTTCCGCGCCTGTGGCTATAGTGAGGAGGAGGTGCTGCTCTTGCCGCCTGGGGCCAGCAGCCACGAGGCCGATGCGGCGGTGCGAGCTGGCAAGCGGGTGGTGACGGCGCGGGCGACCTTGGTCCCTGATATCGCTTCGCTGGATGCTGTGGTGGAAGCTACGGGCGTGCCTGCTGTGGGGGCGCTCGTCGCCTATCGGACGATTCTGGCGCGTCGTCATATCATCATGCTCAATGTGGAGACCGATGCTACAATCGGCTATTTGCTGAAGCGTATGGCCGATGCGGCAGGCGTGGTTTATACGACCTCGGCAGGCGATGAGCCGGGGGCGATTTTGGAGTTGTATGATTTTGCTCGCTCGCTCGGCTTTGAGATTGTGGCGGCTGGCAAGGGGAAAAATAACCCGCTGGACCGCGGTGCGACGCCGGAGCAGTTGGCCGAGCAGGCGCGGAGCCGGCATATGAGTCCCCATATGCTGACATCGTTTGTCGATGGGACGAAGACGATGGTGGAGATGACGGCAGTGGCCAATGCGACGGGGTTGGTGCCGGATGTCAGTGGAATGCATGGGCCGCAGGCGACGCCAGAGACGCTGGCGCAGATTTTTTGTCCGCGTGAGGATGGGGGCATTCTGGGACGACGGGGTGTGGTTGATTATGCGCTGGGAAGCGTGGCGCCGGGGGTCTTTCTGGTGATTACGACTCAGCAGCCGAAGGTGATTGAGGATTTGCGCTATTTGCGCCTGGGCGAGGGACCATACTGGGCGCTCTATCGTCCGTATCATCTGGCCAATCTGGAGACGCCGCGTTCGATTGCCCAGGCGGTTCTGTATCAGCAGGCGACGCTGGCGCCAGCGGGGCCACCGGTGGCGGAGACGACGGCGGTGGCGAAGCGCGATTTGCAGGAGGGGGAGGTGTTGGAGGGGTTGGGGGGAACGTCTCTCTATGGCAATATTGAGCGGGTCGAGGTGGCGCGGGCGCAGCGAATGCTGCCGTTGGGGTTGACGGCGCGGGCGCGGGTGCGCCGTCCAGTGGCTCGCGGTCAGACGCTGACCTACGATGATGTGGAGCTGGATGCCCATTCCTTTATAGTGCAGGCACGGCGTATGCAGGATGCACTGATTTACGATGGGGAGCCACCGCTGTAG
- a CDS encoding PTS sugar transporter subunit IIB → MSDLRILVSCGTGIATSTLAADKLKRLLKSRGLSVTTASCKAAEVAGKVSTFRPHAIVSTTQVAVKVPVKVFNGLPLISGVGADQLADEIAAYLKTLSAS, encoded by the coding sequence ATGTCCGATCTACGCATCCTCGTCAGCTGCGGCACCGGGATCGCCACCTCAACCCTGGCCGCCGACAAACTCAAGCGCCTGCTCAAGAGTCGCGGCCTCAGCGTTACAACCGCCTCGTGTAAAGCCGCCGAAGTCGCTGGCAAAGTCTCCACCTTTCGACCACACGCTATCGTCTCGACCACCCAGGTCGCTGTGAAAGTGCCCGTCAAGGTCTTCAACGGCCTGCCCCTCATCAGCGGCGTGGGAGCCGACCAGCTCGCCGACGAGATTGCCGCCTATCTTAAGACTCTCAGCGCTAGCTGA
- a CDS encoding PTS glucitol/sorbitol transporter subunit IIA, with protein MSLLRFNHFLGAGMAGAEGAGTAGEGVELGAGRRVLLKYRAMIGEIGPQVPEFLPHGILIFFGPQAPAELREVSLVHSGATLQGAIEVGDWLCFREPSDDGGEVGRVFTYRVTAVGEVASANLAELGHLVVHFDGAAEAALPGTISVEPALLHLPPVGTILELLRLEDCHEL; from the coding sequence ATGTCTCTGCTGCGTTTCAATCACTTTCTTGGGGCGGGAATGGCGGGCGCCGAGGGGGCGGGGACTGCTGGGGAGGGGGTGGAGCTGGGTGCGGGGAGGCGGGTTTTGCTCAAGTATCGGGCGATGATTGGGGAGATTGGGCCGCAGGTGCCGGAGTTCCTGCCGCATGGCATTTTGATTTTCTTTGGTCCGCAGGCGCCGGCGGAGCTGCGCGAGGTCTCGCTTGTCCATTCGGGGGCGACGTTGCAGGGGGCGATCGAGGTGGGCGACTGGCTTTGCTTCCGGGAGCCGTCTGACGATGGCGGCGAGGTAGGTCGGGTGTTCACGTATCGGGTGACGGCGGTCGGCGAGGTGGCCAGTGCCAATCTGGCCGAGCTGGGTCATCTGGTGGTGCATTTCGATGGCGCGGCGGAGGCGGCGCTGCCCGGGACGATCTCGGTGGAGCCGGCTCTGCTCCATCTGCCCCCGGTGGGAACCATTCTGGAATTGCTCAGACTGGAGGATTGCCACGAGCTATGA
- the ispD gene encoding 2-C-methyl-D-erythritol 4-phosphate cytidylyltransferase: MFDQRSAAKHVVAIVLAAGQGRRMGLPINKIFLPIHGKPVIIYTLEAFERCPVIDEILLVAAAGEEEQLAKLAQAAHCQKVRRIVQGGPTRHASEQCALEALRSRIESGEIDLILIHDGARPFVLLERIQQLVEAARACGGAILAMPLQEEELIVEVDEQQAICRRFAGQRAWRAQTPQAFRAAWLLAAYDRARQDQFEGTDTAASLERLGYPVAVVESDQSNLKITTAYDLLQAERLCRHYGL, encoded by the coding sequence GTGTTCGACCAGCGGAGTGCAGCGAAGCACGTTGTGGCCATCGTGCTGGCGGCGGGCCAGGGCAGGCGTATGGGGCTGCCGATCAACAAAATCTTCCTGCCCATTCATGGCAAGCCGGTTATCATCTACACGCTGGAAGCCTTTGAGCGCTGTCCAGTGATTGACGAGATCCTGCTCGTCGCGGCGGCTGGCGAAGAGGAGCAGCTTGCCAAGCTAGCACAAGCGGCCCACTGTCAGAAAGTCAGGCGTATCGTCCAGGGTGGTCCGACGAGGCACGCCTCCGAGCAATGTGCGCTGGAGGCCCTGCGTTCGCGCATCGAGAGTGGCGAGATTGACCTGATTCTGATCCATGATGGGGCCCGTCCCTTTGTGCTCCTCGAGCGCATCCAGCAGCTGGTCGAGGCGGCGCGTGCCTGTGGTGGGGCTATTCTGGCCATGCCGCTGCAGGAGGAGGAGCTGATCGTCGAAGTGGATGAGCAGCAGGCCATCTGCCGCCGCTTTGCTGGTCAGCGGGCCTGGCGGGCCCAGACGCCCCAGGCTTTTCGTGCGGCCTGGTTGCTGGCGGCCTACGATCGGGCGCGTCAGGACCAGTTTGAGGGGACCGACACGGCGGCCTCTCTGGAGCGTCTCGGCTATCCGGTGGCGGTGGTCGAAAGCGATCAGAGCAATCTGAAGATCACCACCGCTTACGACCTGTTGCAGGCCGAGCGGCTCTGTCGCCACTATGGTCTCTAG
- a CDS encoding transcriptional regulator GutM, which produces MIEQVALAALVAWCLQLALAYWQARRFYRDVSRLRRLGPCATAMAGGRYRGRTYVVLVAHPKRRAILAARQLSGFTVFARLRPLPQVEGRPLDELLVPETLGALGLKPRLIEAVRTAASTLQDSFERQTAKVAGGGNVLPPRTSLQPLA; this is translated from the coding sequence ATGATCGAGCAAGTTGCCCTCGCTGCCCTGGTGGCCTGGTGCCTGCAGCTGGCTCTGGCCTACTGGCAGGCGCGGCGCTTCTATCGCGACGTGAGTCGTCTGCGCCGGCTCGGGCCTTGCGCCACTGCGATGGCTGGGGGGCGTTACCGCGGGCGCACCTATGTGGTGCTTGTGGCCCATCCCAAGCGGCGGGCTATTCTCGCTGCCCGGCAACTCAGTGGCTTCACGGTCTTTGCGCGGCTCCGTCCCCTGCCCCAGGTTGAGGGGCGTCCGCTCGACGAGCTACTCGTTCCCGAGACGCTTGGGGCGCTTGGGCTGAAGCCGCGCCTGATCGAGGCGGTCAGGACCGCTGCCAGCACGCTTCAGGACTCCTTCGAGCGTCAGACCGCGAAGGTAGCTGGTGGGGGAAACGTGCTCCCCCCGCGGACGTCGCTGCAGCCGCTGGCTTGA